In the genome of Desulfovibrio desulfuricans, one region contains:
- a CDS encoding integrase core domain-containing protein produces MQNHKRTGRIYQEENLSLRTRKRLKRPSHARIAHAGPAGPDEQWAMDFVSDSLMGGLAHPDFTIADLRDRSSPALQVDMSLPEVRFERFLEKLRLQGRLPQRIKVDNGPEFSDTALDAWAFEHGVQIDFTRPGKPTANGHIGSFNGKFRDECLAQNVFLSLHDARRTVEAWRQDYNHRRPHSSLGWLTPEEFREKNKPVTHWEPLTYKWYTQWGKVNP; encoded by the coding sequence GTGCAGAATCACAAGCGGACTGGAAGGATTTACCAGGAAGAAAACCTCTCACTGCGCACCCGCAAGCGACTGAAACGTCCAAGCCATGCCCGCATTGCCCATGCTGGGCCTGCTGGCCCGGATGAGCAATGGGCGATGGATTTTGTGAGTGATTCCCTTATGGGGGGGCTGGCGCATCCGGATTTTACAATTGCCGATCTGCGGGATCGCTCAAGCCCGGCACTCCAAGTGGATATGTCGTTGCCTGAAGTTCGATTTGAACGATTCCTTGAAAAGCTACGTCTTCAAGGAAGGTTGCCGCAACGTATCAAGGTTGATAACGGTCCAGAATTTAGCGATACGGCCTTGGATGCGTGGGCTTTTGAGCACGGTGTGCAGATAGATTTTACTCGTCCGGGGAAGCCCACGGCTAATGGACACATTGGAAGCTTTAACGGTAAATTCCGGGATGAGTGCTTAGCTCAGAACGTGTTTCTGTCCCTGCACGATGCCCGCAGAACAGTTGAAGCCTGGCGACAGGATTACAACCATCGGCGACCGCACAGCTCATTGGGCTGGCTGACTCCGGAAGAGTTCCGTGAAAAGAATAAACCAGTAACCCATTGGGAACCACTAACTTACAAGTGGTATACGCAGTGGGGTAAGGTCAATCCATAA
- the dsrO gene encoding sulfate reduction electron transfer complex DsrMKJOP subunit DsrO encodes MQRRTFLSLCCVSVASLMPGQALAGAGEGKPRYAMVVDLRRCVGCQSCTVSCGAENAVPLGNFRTTVSEYALGGVPAEHRAPLVAVIPRLCNHCDKPACVPVCPVGATFKRADGLVLIDATTCIGCGFCVQACPYDARFINRETHTADKCTFCAHRTAAGLLPACVENCVGGARIFGDLRDPQSAVSKMLAAYDGKVAVLYPEKSTDPHVFYIGLSRCFTRADSIPQPLPITPLARS; translated from the coding sequence ATGCAACGTCGAACATTTCTTTCACTCTGCTGCGTCAGCGTTGCTTCGTTGATGCCAGGGCAGGCGCTGGCCGGGGCTGGCGAGGGCAAACCAAGATATGCCATGGTCGTGGATTTACGGCGTTGCGTGGGCTGTCAGTCGTGCACCGTGTCCTGCGGTGCGGAAAATGCCGTTCCCCTCGGCAACTTTCGCACTACGGTGAGTGAATACGCCTTGGGCGGGGTGCCTGCAGAGCACCGTGCGCCCTTGGTGGCGGTTATTCCCCGGCTGTGCAACCACTGCGACAAACCGGCATGTGTCCCCGTATGCCCGGTGGGGGCCACGTTTAAACGGGCCGACGGCCTTGTGCTGATTGACGCCACAACCTGTATCGGCTGCGGCTTTTGCGTACAGGCCTGTCCGTACGACGCCCGGTTTATCAACCGCGAGACCCACACAGCGGACAAATGCACATTCTGCGCGCACCGCACTGCTGCCGGACTGTTGCCCGCCTGTGTGGAAAACTGCGTGGGAGGCGCGCGTATTTTTGGCGATCTGCGCGACCCGCAAAGCGCAGTAAGCAAGATGCTTGCAGCCTATGACGGCAAGGTCGCCGTGCTTTATCCAGAAAAGTCTACCGATCCGCATGTGTTCTACATTGGGCTCAGCAGGTGCTTTACCCGGGCGGATTCCATCCCCCAACCGTTGCCCATTACCCCCCTGGCGAGGTCATGA
- a CDS encoding ATP-binding protein, translating into MDKIILDTPSPEICASKIFEASGAKFDADVALDLWQKIMQHKWVLSERLNRDVGFKIACTDFLENIGTDEELSTHNQEKLLVQMGARTISRDIWDTISDTQPPKQLIHKKIILPLVEGALSEKYGVIPPKTIIFFGPPGTGKTHFVKAMAGRLAWWFIEIAPSMLMVDGVDKIGAHLRAIMEKTRSLDEAIIFIDEFEEFAGSRDSANRIDRSITNEFLKQVPLIKSQPNKVLLVCATNYIRQLDTALLRPGRFDCIIPVGTLDDDGRKTILEYYLSMMNCGVVDVDHIVSLTPKFTPADIEYLFQIVAQYAFEEECESGVNTPVTTEMIAEKIASFRPSLTEAMIAEFREDVAIYSRV; encoded by the coding sequence TTGGATAAAATCATACTAGACACTCCCTCTCCAGAAATTTGCGCCAGCAAAATCTTTGAAGCCAGCGGCGCAAAATTCGATGCGGATGTAGCGTTGGACCTTTGGCAAAAAATTATGCAACACAAGTGGGTTCTGTCTGAAAGACTGAATCGGGATGTCGGATTCAAGATTGCCTGCACCGACTTTCTTGAGAACATAGGGACGGATGAGGAGCTTTCTACGCACAATCAGGAAAAGCTTTTGGTGCAGATGGGCGCGCGCACTATCAGCAGAGATATTTGGGACACTATCTCAGACACGCAACCCCCCAAACAGCTGATTCACAAAAAGATTATACTCCCCTTGGTCGAGGGGGCACTTTCAGAAAAATATGGCGTCATCCCGCCTAAGACTATCATTTTTTTTGGCCCTCCCGGTACGGGCAAGACCCACTTTGTCAAGGCAATGGCCGGGCGACTGGCGTGGTGGTTCATAGAAATCGCACCAAGCATGCTTATGGTTGACGGTGTGGATAAAATTGGGGCGCATTTGCGAGCAATCATGGAAAAAACGCGAAGCTTGGATGAAGCCATTATTTTCATTGATGAATTTGAGGAGTTCGCAGGCAGCCGGGACAGCGCCAACCGAATCGACAGATCGATTACCAACGAATTTCTCAAACAGGTACCACTGATAAAGAGCCAACCAAACAAAGTTCTGCTCGTATGCGCAACAAATTACATCCGCCAATTGGATACTGCGCTGCTACGCCCGGGGCGCTTTGATTGCATCATTCCGGTTGGAACTCTGGATGACGATGGAAGAAAAACAATTCTGGAATACTATTTGTCGATGATGAACTGCGGCGTTGTTGATGTTGATCATATTGTAAGCTTGACGCCTAAATTTACGCCTGCAGATATTGAGTATCTATTCCAAATTGTTGCCCAGTATGCCTTTGAAGAAGAATGTGAAAGCGGGGTAAACACGCCTGTGACCACAGAGATGATTGCTGAAAAAATCGCTTCTTTCAGACCGTCTTTGACGGAAGCCATGATTGCGGAGTTTAGAGAAGATGTAGCAATTTATTCGAGGGTTTAA
- a CDS encoding molybdopterin dinucleotide binding domain-containing protein, giving the protein MDNNKRKLLGAGAAIIGAGAVAAATAGLGKKLINGITQGTAGDPVRDPINKNALKPEFTVAEDGSVQLGDGSRVAFNHCWGCCTMCGVRLHIDAAQDKVVRVAGNPYNPLSASHAVPMSTPVSKALSGLSARGDQTEATGHERRSTVCGRGAAMIDASASPFRITHCLKRAGKRGEGKWKTISFEQLVAEVVEGGNLFGEGQVDGLRSIRETPGPANSKHPEFGPHANRLLLTYALDDGRERFFFQRFGVQAYGTRNFGKHGAYCGLSFRMGSGLVLNDMATNAHGKPDFENCEFALFWGTAPAQAGNPFKHSARMVAEARTNGKLHYAVVDPVMRLSTTDAVRDKARWIPVRPDMDVALALGMIRWILDNERYDAHFLSRPTLKAATDAGEAAFCNATHLVCLTGTAQGKILRMPPQADSKGPDGKPLPGVALVVAPDGRVLPADQCAEAQLFFRGEITLPDGTTTTAATALHLLREEAQAHSIEEYSALCGVARETIIELAREFTAHGKKAVADAHGGMMTATGMNATFAVLTLNTLVGNLNAKGGLCVAPGNFHNPAFSGPRYNLADFPGKQEPKGFPANRCKAAYEKSTAYRQKVEAGQNPYPADMPWFPLTAPNLPAEHLLGHANGYPFTFKCWINWTGNVIYGHGGLKRALDAKLRDPKDLPLIVGIDAFHNETNAYADYLVPDPCLYEVWGGFAEAWSGVLTRMSTARWPAIEPRQQKSASGQPVCMELFLIEAAKRMNLPGFGPKAIPDAAGGLHPLNTPQDYYLRLAANMAFFKGKTLPSPSEEDVRLSGIGRIMPDIESVLAPEERGPVACLYSRGGRYEPASDSYDGDATKNRWTRAMCVYNEEAATAVHSQTGKRYSGVPRLRDAEFVDGTPLRARWTSSEYPLLMVSFKSNLINSYAIISPRLRSIKPVNMVLVHKDDALAAGIAQGDMVRLVTPGGAETAQATLTDGIMRGVVGVEHGFGHKALGAGDIMVNGVRIPALKGAAAGVNLNDLVPDDPSRKGLSALTESDSGSAVRQGIPLRIEKLA; this is encoded by the coding sequence ATGGATAACAATAAACGCAAGCTCTTGGGCGCAGGCGCGGCAATTATTGGCGCGGGCGCGGTTGCAGCGGCCACCGCAGGCCTTGGCAAAAAGCTTATCAACGGCATCACGCAGGGCACTGCGGGCGACCCCGTACGCGACCCCATCAACAAAAATGCCCTCAAACCCGAATTTACCGTGGCGGAAGACGGCTCGGTACAGCTGGGCGATGGCAGCCGCGTTGCATTTAACCATTGCTGGGGCTGCTGCACCATGTGCGGCGTGCGTCTGCACATTGATGCCGCGCAGGACAAGGTGGTGCGCGTTGCCGGCAACCCGTACAATCCACTTTCGGCCTCGCACGCCGTGCCCATGAGCACGCCAGTGAGCAAGGCCCTCAGCGGACTTTCCGCCAGGGGCGACCAGACGGAAGCCACCGGGCACGAACGCCGTTCAACGGTTTGCGGGCGCGGCGCGGCCATGATCGACGCCTCGGCCAGTCCTTTTCGCATCACCCATTGCCTCAAGCGGGCGGGCAAGCGCGGGGAGGGCAAGTGGAAGACCATTTCATTCGAGCAGCTGGTTGCAGAAGTGGTTGAAGGCGGCAACCTGTTTGGCGAGGGACAGGTGGACGGGCTGCGGTCCATCCGCGAAACCCCCGGCCCCGCCAACTCCAAACACCCGGAATTTGGGCCGCATGCCAACAGGCTGCTGCTCACCTATGCGCTGGATGACGGCCGCGAGCGGTTTTTCTTCCAGCGGTTTGGGGTGCAGGCATATGGCACGCGCAATTTTGGCAAGCACGGTGCGTATTGCGGCCTGTCATTCCGCATGGGTTCTGGCCTGGTGCTGAACGATATGGCGACCAACGCCCACGGCAAGCCCGATTTTGAAAATTGTGAATTTGCGCTGTTTTGGGGCACGGCCCCGGCGCAGGCGGGCAACCCTTTCAAGCATTCTGCCCGCATGGTGGCCGAGGCCCGCACCAACGGCAAGCTGCATTATGCCGTGGTTGACCCCGTAATGCGCCTGTCCACCACTGACGCCGTGCGCGACAAGGCGCGCTGGATACCCGTGCGCCCAGACATGGACGTGGCGCTGGCCCTGGGCATGATACGCTGGATACTCGATAACGAGCGCTATGACGCGCATTTTCTCAGCCGCCCCACGCTCAAGGCCGCCACAGACGCTGGCGAAGCGGCTTTTTGCAACGCCACGCACCTTGTCTGCCTGACCGGGACAGCTCAGGGCAAAATACTGCGCATGCCGCCCCAGGCGGACAGCAAGGGGCCGGACGGCAAACCTCTGCCGGGCGTAGCGCTTGTGGTTGCGCCTGACGGCAGGGTGCTGCCGGCCGATCAGTGCGCTGAGGCGCAGCTGTTTTTCAGGGGCGAAATCACCTTGCCGGACGGCACCACAACAACGGCTGCCACCGCCTTGCACCTGCTGCGCGAAGAAGCCCAGGCGCACAGTATCGAAGAATATTCCGCCCTGTGCGGAGTTGCCCGCGAAACGATCATTGAACTGGCGCGCGAGTTTACCGCCCACGGCAAAAAGGCGGTTGCCGACGCCCACGGCGGCATGATGACCGCCACAGGCATGAACGCCACCTTTGCCGTGCTGACTCTCAACACGCTTGTTGGCAACCTCAACGCCAAGGGCGGGCTGTGCGTAGCGCCGGGCAATTTTCATAACCCGGCGTTTTCCGGCCCCCGGTACAATCTGGCCGACTTCCCCGGCAAGCAGGAGCCCAAGGGGTTTCCGGCCAACCGCTGCAAGGCTGCCTACGAAAAATCCACGGCCTACAGGCAAAAGGTTGAGGCCGGGCAAAATCCGTATCCCGCTGATATGCCGTGGTTTCCGCTCACCGCGCCCAACCTGCCCGCCGAGCACCTGCTGGGGCATGCCAACGGCTATCCCTTTACCTTCAAGTGCTGGATTAACTGGACGGGCAACGTCATTTACGGTCACGGCGGACTAAAGCGGGCGCTGGACGCAAAGCTCAGGGATCCCAAAGACCTGCCGCTCATTGTGGGCATTGACGCCTTTCATAACGAGACCAACGCCTACGCGGACTACCTCGTGCCAGACCCCTGCCTGTACGAGGTTTGGGGCGGTTTTGCCGAAGCCTGGAGCGGCGTGCTCACGCGCATGTCCACTGCCCGCTGGCCTGCCATTGAGCCTCGCCAGCAAAAGTCGGCCTCGGGCCAGCCCGTGTGCATGGAGTTGTTTTTGATTGAAGCGGCCAAGCGCATGAATCTGCCGGGTTTTGGCCCCAAGGCCATCCCCGACGCGGCGGGCGGGCTGCATCCGCTGAACACCCCGCAGGACTATTATCTGCGTCTTGCCGCCAATATGGCCTTTTTTAAGGGCAAAACGCTGCCTTCTCCGTCAGAGGAAGATGTCAGGCTGTCAGGCATAGGGCGCATTATGCCCGACATCGAGAGCGTGCTTGCGCCGGAAGAGCGGGGCCCGGTGGCCTGCCTGTACAGCCGTGGCGGCCGCTATGAACCCGCCAGCGATAGTTACGACGGCGACGCGACCAAAAACCGCTGGACGCGGGCCATGTGCGTTTATAACGAAGAAGCGGCAACAGCGGTGCATTCGCAGACCGGCAAGCGCTACAGTGGCGTTCCCCGGCTGCGCGACGCCGAGTTTGTGGACGGAACCCCCTTGCGGGCGCGCTGGACGAGCAGCGAGTACCCCTTGCTGATGGTTTCGTTCAAGTCAAACCTCATCAACTCGTACGCCATAATCTCGCCGCGTCTGCGGTCCATCAAGCCGGTAAACATGGTGCTGGTGCACAAGGACGACGCGCTGGCTGCAGGTATCGCCCAGGGCGACATGGTGCGTCTGGTGACCCCCGGTGGAGCGGAGACCGCGCAGGCCACCCTTACGGACGGCATCATGCGCGGCGTTGTGGGCGTTGAGCACGGCTTTGGGCACAAGGCTCTGGGCGCAGGGGACATCATGGTAAACGGCGTGCGCATTCCGGCGCTCAAGGGGGCCGCCGCTGGCGTCAACCTCAATGATCTTGTGCCTGACGACCCCAGCCGCAAGGGTTTGTCCGCCTTGACGGAAAGCGACTCGGGCAGCGCTGTGCGCCAGGGCATCCCCCTGCGTATAGAAAAGCTCGCCTGA
- a CDS encoding c-type cytochrome yields MAVLKNSVKLLLAAGLLLAGTAVAAQDNAGSGQELYQKLCASCHSASPAAMKGKPVDALLAGMEKVKNMSNASGAAARMQQVLQPLNPDQTKSIAVYLNGLQ; encoded by the coding sequence ATGGCTGTTTTGAAAAACTCAGTGAAATTGCTGCTTGCCGCTGGCCTGCTGCTGGCCGGTACCGCAGTTGCGGCCCAGGACAACGCAGGTTCAGGGCAGGAACTGTACCAAAAACTTTGCGCGTCCTGTCATTCCGCCAGCCCGGCCGCCATGAAGGGCAAACCCGTGGACGCCCTGCTGGCAGGCATGGAAAAGGTCAAAAACATGAGCAACGCCAGCGGAGCGGCCGCACGTATGCAGCAGGTGCTGCAGCCCCTGAACCCGGACCAGACCAAAAGCATTGCCGTTTACCTTAACGGCCTGCAGTAA
- the nrfD gene encoding NrfD/PsrC family molybdoenzyme membrane anchor subunit, with the protein MREIIDLVPFVQAPEWGAWEPLALTMILAAGVCAVAGGMAALRRANPALVHVLALTSLCAVTSGLMGVFVPLEQPLRVWEFAVHPSFSSWTAWGAYILPLCFLSLLVLLRQSCTRRGPGKLVGAAAVCLGILALAYATGEVRACVGRALWTEYWSQLVLLAAGIVAACGLTLLAGLRLSFESFARGGEHAVPLLGLGAACLGCTLLCAVMSLFVGALQGYAQFVDMWWHGPEAIMTLLALCALLLGSDSVPRLAVRGLVALFSAFLLLWKIIHMGEIFGRNASLYPARDAFADLLTLDALSAFGGTLGLLVLVAVLLPLVLPSPSRA; encoded by the coding sequence ATGCGCGAAATAATTGATCTTGTACCCTTTGTTCAAGCGCCGGAATGGGGCGCGTGGGAACCTTTGGCGCTGACCATGATACTCGCCGCAGGCGTCTGCGCCGTGGCTGGGGGCATGGCCGCATTGCGCCGCGCTAACCCGGCGCTTGTGCATGTGCTTGCCCTGACAAGCCTGTGCGCCGTGACCAGCGGGCTGATGGGCGTGTTTGTGCCGCTAGAGCAACCCCTGCGTGTCTGGGAGTTTGCCGTTCATCCTTCATTCAGCTCATGGACAGCTTGGGGGGCCTATATCTTGCCGCTGTGCTTTTTGAGCCTGCTTGTTCTGCTGCGGCAAAGCTGCACCAGGCGGGGGCCGGGCAAACTGGTGGGCGCTGCCGCCGTGTGCCTGGGCATACTGGCTCTGGCCTATGCCACCGGCGAGGTGCGGGCCTGCGTGGGGCGGGCGCTCTGGACGGAATACTGGTCGCAGCTGGTTTTGCTGGCGGCGGGAATTGTCGCCGCCTGCGGTCTTACCCTGCTGGCCGGTCTGCGCCTGAGCTTTGAAAGCTTTGCCCGTGGCGGAGAGCACGCCGTGCCCTTGCTGGGGCTTGGCGCGGCATGCCTTGGCTGCACCCTGCTCTGTGCGGTGATGTCGCTGTTTGTGGGTGCTCTGCAGGGCTACGCCCAGTTTGTGGACATGTGGTGGCATGGGCCGGAGGCCATCATGACCCTGCTGGCATTGTGCGCACTTCTGCTTGGCAGCGACAGCGTGCCCCGGCTGGCCGTACGGGGCCTGGTTGCACTGTTTTCAGCCTTTTTGCTGCTGTGGAAAATCATCCATATGGGTGAAATATTTGGCCGCAATGCCAGCCTTTATCCCGCACGCGACGCATTTGCAGACCTGCTGACCCTCGACGCTCTTTCCGCATTTGGCGGCACGCTGGGGCTGCTGGTGCTGGTGGCGGTGCTGTTGCCCCTGGTGCTGCCTTCTCCATCCCGAGCCTAA
- a CDS encoding carbohydrate ABC transporter permease yields the protein MKTQCNMYDSRGFSRVLDTTAAWMLAILWALPLFYAIWTAFHPAEFSTRFSLTAPLTLENFVNAWKAAPFARYFVNTIMLVTLTTGMQLVLCTLAAYAFARYDFKGKGIAFALILMQLMIMPDVLVVENYTTMSRIGVLDSTLAISLPYMASAFGIFLLRQTFKSVPKELEEAAAVEGANTLQVLWHVYVPLAKPTYAAYALVSISTHWNNFLWPLIVTNSVNSRPLTVGLQIFSATEQGVDWTIITAATLMTSGPLLVAFLLFQRQFVQSFMRAGIK from the coding sequence ATGAAAACACAGTGCAACATGTACGACAGCAGGGGCTTTTCGCGCGTGCTGGACACAACTGCCGCCTGGATGCTCGCCATCCTGTGGGCGCTGCCGCTCTTTTACGCCATCTGGACGGCCTTTCACCCGGCGGAATTTTCCACCCGTTTCAGCCTGACCGCACCGCTGACGCTGGAGAACTTCGTCAACGCCTGGAAGGCCGCGCCCTTTGCACGCTATTTTGTCAACACCATCATGCTGGTCACGCTGACCACAGGCATGCAGCTTGTGCTCTGCACGCTGGCGGCTTACGCCTTTGCACGCTACGACTTCAAGGGCAAGGGCATTGCCTTTGCGCTTATACTCATGCAGCTCATGATCATGCCCGACGTGCTGGTGGTCGAAAACTACACCACCATGTCCCGCATCGGCGTGCTCGATTCCACCCTTGCCATCAGCCTGCCCTATATGGCCTCGGCCTTTGGCATCTTTTTGCTGCGGCAAACCTTTAAAAGCGTGCCCAAAGAGCTGGAAGAAGCCGCCGCAGTGGAAGGGGCCAACACCCTGCAGGTGCTCTGGCACGTGTACGTGCCGCTGGCCAAGCCCACTTACGCGGCCTATGCGCTGGTTTCCATCAGCACCCACTGGAACAATTTTCTCTGGCCGCTCATTGTCACCAATTCCGTCAACTCGCGTCCGCTCACAGTGGGCCTGCAGATATTTTCGGCCACCGAGCAGGGTGTGGACTGGACAATCATCACCGCAGCCACGCTCATGACGTCTGGCCCGCTGCTGGTGGCATTTTTGCTGTTCCAGCGGCAGTTTGTGCAGTCGTTCATGCGGGCGGGCATCAAATAG